One Eulemur rufifrons isolate Redbay chromosome 12, OSU_ERuf_1, whole genome shotgun sequence genomic window carries:
- the DEFB134 gene encoding beta-defensin 134, with the protein MKPLLVAIAFLFLSDPVMAGLNLLSSEMYKECYQGGICRLECYGSEMLVAYCPFQLECCITGNPPP; encoded by the exons ATGAAACCTCTCCTGGTTGCGattgcctttctcttcctttcagaTCCAGTAATGGCAG GTTTAAATCTATTGTCATCAGAAATGTACAAGGAATGCTACCAAGGCGGCATCTGCAGACTTGAGTGCTACGGCAGTGAAATGTTAGTTGCCTACTGCCCGTTTCAGCTGGAGTGCTGCATCACGGGCAATCCTCCACCCTGA